A stretch of Chitinophagaceae bacterium DNA encodes these proteins:
- a CDS encoding SCO family protein has product MKKRVLIFVLVCVVSCSSKKEELPYLGNHSYLEKDGKEVVQYYQIPNFRFMNQDSIWVEESLFQNKIYVADFFFTSCGTICPVMKNEMLRVYNAFLEDTTVLFLSHSIDPVHDNISILKEYANSIGVDGEKWHFVRGEKEDIYDIAEKYLTVVEEDTNGAGELVHSGLFLLIDRERHIRGFYDGTNSAEVTRLIEDIEVLLKK; this is encoded by the coding sequence ATGAAAAAGAGAGTGCTTATTTTTGTATTGGTTTGTGTGGTTTCGTGTTCCTCTAAAAAGGAGGAGTTACCATATTTAGGCAATCATAGTTATTTGGAGAAAGATGGGAAGGAGGTAGTTCAATATTATCAGATACCAAATTTTCGTTTTATGAATCAGGATAGTATATGGGTAGAGGAATCTTTATTTCAGAATAAAATATATGTAGCAGATTTTTTCTTTACTTCTTGTGGTACTATATGTCCTGTAATGAAGAATGAGATGTTGCGAGTGTATAATGCGTTTTTAGAAGATACTACGGTTTTATTTCTTTCTCATAGTATAGATCCTGTTCATGATAATATTTCTATTTTAAAAGAATATGCGAATAGCATAGGGGTAGATGGGGAAAAGTGGCATTTTGTGAGGGGAGAAAAAGAAGATATATATGATATAGCAGAGAAGTATTTAACGGTGGTAGAAGAAGATACTAATGGGGCGGGAGAATTGGTTCATAGTGGTCTTTTTTTACTTATAGATAGGGAACGTCATATAAGGGGTTTTTATGATGGTACGAATTCGGCAGAAGTCACACGGTTGATAGAGGATATAGAGGTTCTTTTAAAGAAATAA
- a CDS encoding lysoplasmalogenase: MKYRFYNSYFPSAKYFFILFIFHSCLHLISILVGEIPSVQTITKLHLIPALLLYVVATTDSVLGSISVPFSKKRIFIGALIASFMGDALLIGDGEIYFLLGLGSFLITHILYTLVFFQIRIKDQNVSRKSIFFIALVFGVALLFLVTGLQNFGPLLIPVALYTFCISCMVSSAILLEKSTPSGSYIFLCMGSLLFFISDFLLALNKFSIFPVPYSGFFVMLTYIAAQWFLVKGFLQHYK, translated from the coding sequence ATGAAATACAGATTCTATAACAGTTATTTTCCAAGTGCCAAGTACTTTTTTATACTCTTTATATTCCATTCTTGTTTACATCTCATAAGTATATTGGTAGGAGAAATACCATCTGTACAAACTATTACCAAGCTACACCTCATACCTGCGCTTCTATTATATGTAGTAGCAACAACGGATAGCGTGTTAGGAAGTATATCGGTTCCTTTTTCAAAAAAAAGAATCTTTATAGGTGCTTTGATAGCGAGTTTTATGGGAGATGCCCTTTTAATAGGAGATGGGGAAATATATTTTCTTTTAGGATTGGGGAGTTTTTTGATAACACATATTTTATATACTCTTGTTTTTTTCCAAATCCGAATAAAAGATCAGAATGTAAGCAGAAAAAGTATATTTTTTATAGCATTAGTGTTTGGGGTTGCTCTTCTTTTTTTAGTAACGGGGCTTCAGAATTTTGGACCGCTCCTCATACCCGTTGCTCTCTATACTTTTTGCATATCATGTATGGTTTCTTCTGCTATTCTCTTAGAAAAAAGCACTCCTTCGGGCAGTTATATATTCCTTTGCATGGGCTCTCTCTTATTTTTTATATCAGATTTTTTATTAGCCCTCAATAAGTTTTCAATATTTCCGGTTCCTTATAGTGGCTTTTTCGTAATGCTCACTTATATAGCAGCACAATGGTTTTTAGTAAAAGGTTTTTTACAGCATTACAAATAA
- the lpxB gene encoding lipid-A-disaccharide synthase, with protein sequence MKYFIIAGERSGDMHGGALIQSLKEKESTSIIYCWGGESMQEAGGILLQHYKEISFMGIWEVIKHLSFIKKIEKKCQEQILEYNPDVLIYIDFPGFNLRIAAFAKKHLFTNIYYISPKVWAWNRKRVFTIKKYIDRLYCIFPFEKEFYAFYNYPVEYVGNPTKQFINQYVVDTHFLEKHVTVPSIVAVLPGSRKDEIRNILPQIRILAKHFPQYYFIVAGVDNVPTELYNCIKDISNISLEYGKTYEILKKARAAIVTSGTATLETALLNVPQMVVYKTSFLTYMIISIAIKIPFISLVNIIANKEIVKEFIQRKFSFVYLAKELVMLMESEGYRYKIQQGYKQIEETLGEFNTSDLLSEKIIQFVKEKQNGK encoded by the coding sequence TTGAAATATTTCATAATAGCTGGAGAAAGATCGGGAGATATGCATGGGGGGGCTTTAATACAATCTTTAAAAGAAAAAGAAAGCACATCTATAATCTATTGTTGGGGCGGGGAATCTATGCAGGAAGCGGGAGGTATTTTATTACAGCATTACAAAGAAATATCTTTTATGGGGATATGGGAAGTAATAAAACATCTCTCATTTATAAAAAAAATAGAAAAGAAATGCCAAGAGCAGATATTAGAATATAATCCCGATGTGCTTATTTATATTGATTTTCCAGGATTTAACCTACGAATAGCAGCTTTTGCAAAGAAGCATCTTTTTACTAATATATATTACATATCACCAAAAGTATGGGCTTGGAATAGAAAAAGAGTATTTACCATAAAAAAATATATAGACCGTTTATATTGTATATTCCCTTTTGAGAAAGAGTTTTATGCCTTCTATAACTACCCCGTAGAATATGTAGGAAATCCTACGAAACAATTCATCAATCAATATGTTGTAGATACCCATTTTTTGGAAAAACATGTTACCGTTCCTTCTATAGTAGCCGTCTTACCAGGAAGTAGAAAAGACGAAATTAGGAATATTTTGCCGCAAATCCGCATACTCGCAAAACATTTTCCGCAATATTATTTTATAGTAGCAGGCGTTGATAATGTTCCGACAGAATTATATAATTGTATCAAAGATATTTCTAATATCTCTTTGGAATATGGAAAAACGTACGAGATTTTGAAAAAGGCACGAGCGGCAATTGTTACATCGGGAACAGCCACCTTAGAGACCGCTCTCCTTAATGTTCCTCAAATGGTGGTATATAAAACCAGTTTTCTTACCTATATGATTATCAGTATTGCTATAAAAATTCCTTTTATTTCTTTGGTAAATATTATAGCAAATAAGGAAATAGTAAAAGAGTTTATTCAACGAAAATTTTCGTTTGTTTATTTAGCAAAAGAATTAGTAATGTTAATGGAATCAGAAGGCTATAGATACAAAATCCAACAAGGATATAAACAAATAGAGGAAACTTTGGGAGAATTCAATACCTCCGATTTACTTTCAGAAAAGATAATACAATTTGTAAAAGAGAAACAAAATGGAAAATAA
- a CDS encoding COX15/CtaA family protein: MTTLSVLSRYKKFCLFTISLLYILILIGAVVRGTGSGMGCPDWPKCYGKWFPPRDTSLLPQNYADIFQTHRIEKNKRIAHYLECMGMSKIADKITNDRLILQKHRFDYTKALIEYVNRIVGVLIGFCIFITFIFSYKIKKDIPSVFYCSLVAFVLVLVEGFLGSIVVSTNLIPHIVSIHLLLALVILFFLIKAYIKTDTKPSFSNATERKPTKMKVGIIVCMVLFFIQFCMGVLVRESVDSFVLEDENISKSYIIAHLGNIFFIHRSFSWVVLIAHLFLIYWGVKSRRRGVVWYVCIYLFIFIMLEIFIGMVLNYFELPSFAQPLHLFIASLIFGIEFYLYEFLYSKRSIVL, from the coding sequence ATGACGACACTCTCAGTATTAAGCAGATATAAAAAATTTTGTCTTTTCACCATATCTCTTCTTTATATACTTATATTGATAGGGGCAGTGGTTCGCGGAACAGGTTCGGGGATGGGCTGCCCCGATTGGCCCAAATGCTATGGAAAATGGTTTCCCCCTCGTGATACTTCTTTATTGCCACAGAATTATGCAGATATTTTTCAGACACATCGCATAGAAAAAAACAAGAGAATTGCCCATTATTTAGAATGTATGGGGATGAGTAAAATAGCAGATAAGATAACAAATGACCGTCTCATACTACAAAAACACAGGTTTGATTATACCAAAGCCCTTATAGAATATGTAAATAGAATTGTAGGAGTATTGATAGGTTTTTGTATTTTTATAACATTTATTTTTTCTTATAAAATAAAAAAAGATATTCCTTCCGTGTTTTATTGTTCTTTAGTAGCTTTTGTTTTAGTATTGGTAGAGGGTTTCTTGGGTTCTATTGTTGTCTCTACTAATCTTATCCCTCATATAGTTTCTATTCATCTTTTACTGGCTCTGGTTATATTATTTTTTCTCATAAAAGCATATATCAAAACGGATACAAAACCTTCTTTTTCGAATGCAACAGAAAGAAAACCCACAAAGATGAAAGTAGGAATTATTGTATGTATGGTTCTTTTTTTTATACAGTTTTGTATGGGAGTATTGGTGCGAGAATCTGTAGATTCATTTGTATTGGAAGATGAGAATATTTCTAAAAGTTATATCATTGCTCATTTAGGAAATATCTTTTTCATTCATAGGTCTTTCTCATGGGTAGTTTTAATCGCTCATTTATTTCTCATTTATTGGGGAGTGAAAAGCAGAAGGAGAGGTGTTGTATGGTATGTATGTATATACCTTTTTATATTCATTATGTTAGAAATTTTTATTGGAATGGTTTTAAATTATTTTGAATTACCGAGTTTTGCTCAACCTTTGCATTTATTTATCGCATCTCTTATTTTTGGAATAGAATTTTATCTGTATGAATTTTTATACAGTAAGAGAAGTATTGTATTGTAG
- the ftsY gene encoding signal recognition particle-docking protein FtsY has translation MFRFFSKENIVSKIKKIVFGKTVIDAIFLEMLEEVLLTSDVGMNTTEKIIKKIEQRAAKDTYMNEEQLFSFIKEEIMIFFEGAESFVASGFSIPNDKKPYIIMVVGVNGVGKTTTIGKLAYQYKQKGYSVLLGAGDTFRAAAVEQLKIWGERIGVPVVEQGMNTPPSSVAFETVKKAVEMKADVAIIDTAGRLQNKINLMNELSKIKKVMQKFLPDAPHEVLLVLDGSTGQNAFSQTQEFMQAVDVNSIAITKLDGSAKGGVIIGISDQFHIPIKYIGVGEQMTDLEIFDSTRFVDALFSSVQG, from the coding sequence ATGTTTCGTTTTTTTTCAAAGGAGAATATTGTATCAAAAATAAAGAAAATAGTATTTGGCAAAACGGTTATAGATGCTATTTTTTTGGAGATGTTAGAAGAAGTGCTTTTAACGAGTGATGTAGGGATGAATACTACCGAAAAAATTATAAAAAAGATAGAACAGCGAGCCGCAAAAGATACATATATGAATGAGGAGCAGTTGTTTTCGTTTATCAAAGAAGAGATAATGATTTTTTTTGAGGGTGCCGAAAGCTTTGTGGCATCGGGTTTTTCTATTCCTAATGATAAAAAGCCGTATATCATTATGGTGGTGGGTGTGAATGGAGTGGGGAAGACAACCACCATAGGGAAATTAGCGTATCAATATAAGCAAAAAGGATATTCTGTATTGTTAGGAGCTGGGGATACTTTCCGAGCTGCCGCAGTAGAACAGTTGAAGATATGGGGAGAAAGAATAGGAGTTCCTGTGGTGGAGCAAGGTATGAATACTCCGCCGTCTTCTGTTGCTTTTGAAACTGTGAAGAAAGCTGTAGAAATGAAAGCTGATGTTGCTATTATTGATACTGCGGGAAGGTTACAGAATAAAATAAATCTTATGAATGAGCTTTCCAAAATAAAAAAAGTGATGCAGAAGTTTTTGCCTGATGCTCCTCATGAAGTGTTATTAGTGTTGGACGGCTCTACGGGGCAAAATGCTTTTTCTCAAACACAAGAATTTATGCAGGCAGTAGATGTCAATTCCATTGCTATTACTAAATTAGATGGTTCTGCAAAAGGAGGGGTTATTATTGGTATTTCAGACCAGTTCCATATCCCTATAAAATATATTGGAGTAGGTGAGCAAATGACAGATTTAGAGATATTTGATTCTACAAGATTTGTAGATGCTTTATTTTCATCTGTTCAGGGGTGA
- the mutS gene encoding DNA mismatch repair protein MutS, producing the protein MENKETPLMKQHTDIKKKYPGALLLFRVGDFYETFGEDAIKASELLEIVLTKRANGVGTYIELAGFPYHSLDNYLPKLIRAGHRVAICDQLEDPRFVKGIVKRGVTELVTPGLSFHENLLDKKSNNFLASLFFEKDMVGISLLDVSTGEFLVSEGSLLQIQKIMNGFSPSEILFAKHQKEYIKKNIPDTIPRFGLDDWVFKIDYAYQNLTEQMKTSTLKGFGIEQLKLGIIAAGSIIQYLKDTEHKNLQHIYSIRRIEEQKYVWLDPFTIRNLELIYPYQQDGTSLLQVMDRTLTPMGSRLLKKWIILPLKEKNKIEERLDTVDNFIQQTDALEQIRNFLKNIGDIERLISKVAMRRINPRELLYLKKAMMQIAPLKKLLLNIHSQKIQTFGDTMNPCELFIQKIETSLKEEAGIIISQGNIIKDNVHTELDKLRKISQSGKEYLTKMQQQESTKTGIPSLKISFNKVFGYYLEVTNVHKDKVPTEWIRKQTLTNAERYITPELKEYEEKIITAEEKIISIEQELYQQLIEFCAEYVEPIQQNAHIIAELDCLACFAVIAKTERYHKPFIADDTIIKIQQGRHPVIESQLPIGEKYIPNDLYLDDSAQQILIITGPNMSGKSAFLRQTALIVLMAQMGSYIPAEAAHIGIIDKLFTRVGASDNLSRGESTFMVEMTETANILNNISERSLILMDEIGRGTSTYDGISIAWAIVEYLHNHLPFHPKTLFATHYHELNQLEHDNPRIKNFHISIKEIDKRIIFLRKLVEGGSQHSFGIHVAKMAGIPQEIITRSYEIMHSFETENIREKEIKKIKDIPKKNTQMLLFEEDPLWEKIKQQLTKIDINTLSPVEALLKLNELILILKKER; encoded by the coding sequence ATGGAAAATAAAGAGACACCTTTAATGAAGCAACATACAGATATTAAAAAAAAATATCCGGGTGCTTTATTACTTTTTAGAGTCGGAGATTTCTATGAAACATTTGGAGAAGATGCTATAAAAGCAAGCGAATTATTAGAGATAGTCCTGACCAAGAGAGCAAATGGAGTAGGAACTTACATAGAGTTAGCAGGTTTCCCATATCATTCTTTAGATAATTATCTCCCAAAGTTAATCCGAGCAGGGCATAGAGTAGCAATATGCGACCAATTAGAAGATCCCCGTTTTGTAAAAGGAATTGTGAAAAGAGGGGTAACCGAATTAGTAACCCCCGGACTGTCTTTTCATGAAAACCTATTGGACAAAAAAAGTAATAATTTTTTGGCTTCTCTTTTTTTTGAAAAAGACATGGTGGGCATATCTCTTTTAGATGTTTCTACGGGCGAATTTTTAGTTTCAGAGGGTTCTCTTCTGCAAATACAAAAAATAATGAATGGATTTTCTCCATCAGAAATTCTCTTTGCCAAGCATCAAAAAGAATATATAAAAAAAAATATCCCCGATACCATCCCCCGATTTGGTTTAGATGACTGGGTCTTTAAAATAGATTACGCCTATCAAAACCTTACAGAGCAAATGAAAACTTCTACCCTCAAAGGATTTGGAATAGAACAGTTAAAACTCGGTATAATAGCCGCTGGCTCTATTATTCAATATCTCAAAGATACAGAACATAAAAATTTGCAACATATTTATTCCATCAGACGCATAGAAGAACAAAAATATGTATGGTTAGACCCCTTTACTATCCGAAACTTAGAATTGATATACCCATACCAACAAGATGGAACTTCTCTTTTACAGGTCATGGATAGAACCCTTACTCCTATGGGATCACGCCTCTTAAAAAAATGGATAATACTGCCACTGAAAGAAAAAAATAAAATAGAAGAACGCTTAGACACAGTAGATAATTTTATTCAACAGACAGATGCATTAGAACAGATAAGAAACTTCCTCAAAAATATAGGTGATATAGAACGACTTATATCCAAAGTAGCCATGCGGAGAATAAACCCCCGAGAATTATTGTACCTCAAAAAAGCAATGATGCAAATCGCACCCCTTAAAAAATTGCTTCTGAATATCCATTCCCAAAAAATACAAACCTTTGGAGATACCATGAACCCCTGCGAACTCTTTATACAAAAAATAGAAACATCTTTGAAAGAAGAAGCAGGAATTATAATATCACAAGGAAACATCATAAAAGACAACGTGCATACAGAACTCGACAAACTCCGTAAAATATCCCAAAGCGGTAAAGAATATCTGACCAAAATGCAACAACAGGAAAGTACCAAAACAGGAATCCCTTCTCTCAAAATATCTTTTAATAAAGTATTTGGTTACTACCTAGAAGTCACAAATGTGCATAAAGACAAAGTTCCAACCGAATGGATAAGAAAACAAACTCTTACCAACGCCGAAAGATACATAACCCCCGAACTCAAAGAATACGAGGAAAAAATAATAACCGCAGAAGAAAAAATTATATCCATAGAGCAAGAACTCTACCAACAGCTCATAGAATTTTGTGCAGAATATGTAGAACCTATACAACAAAATGCCCATATCATCGCAGAATTAGATTGCCTGGCATGCTTTGCGGTAATAGCAAAAACAGAAAGATACCATAAACCATTTATTGCTGATGATACAATCATAAAAATACAGCAAGGACGCCATCCCGTTATTGAAAGTCAACTCCCAATAGGTGAAAAATATATCCCAAACGACCTATACTTAGACGACTCTGCCCAACAAATTCTCATAATAACAGGACCTAATATGTCCGGAAAATCAGCATTCCTAAGGCAAACAGCACTCATTGTTCTCATGGCACAAATGGGATCTTATATTCCTGCGGAAGCCGCACATATAGGAATAATTGATAAACTCTTTACACGAGTAGGTGCCTCCGATAACCTGTCCCGAGGAGAATCTACTTTTATGGTAGAAATGACAGAAACAGCTAATATTCTCAATAATATATCAGAAAGATCTCTTATCTTGATGGATGAAATAGGAAGAGGCACCAGCACCTACGACGGCATATCCATCGCATGGGCTATTGTAGAATATCTTCATAATCACTTGCCTTTTCATCCAAAAACCCTCTTCGCTACTCATTACCACGAACTTAATCAATTGGAACACGATAACCCACGTATCAAAAATTTTCATATCTCCATAAAAGAAATAGACAAGAGAATCATCTTTTTGAGAAAATTAGTAGAGGGTGGAAGCCAGCACAGCTTTGGAATACACGTAGCAAAAATGGCAGGTATACCACAAGAAATAATCACTCGCTCCTATGAAATTATGCACAGCTTCGAAACAGAAAATATCCGCGAAAAAGAAATAAAAAAAATAAAAGATATACCCAAAAAAAATACTCAAATGCTCCTCTTCGAAGAAGACCCTCTCTGGGAAAAAATAAAACAACAACTTACCAAAATTGACATCAATACCCTCTCCCCAGTAGAAGCTCTTCTCAAACTCAACGAACTTATACTTATCTTGAAAAAAGAAAGATAA
- the mfd gene encoding transcription-repair coupling factor, with amino-acid sequence MEIVNFIDIYQENSVVQSLAVELKKNTSHSIQIRGLKGSLDAIIPLAVQKIDKAPIVCILANNEEALYFLSDIEHILSHTKKVFFFPSSYRTAYTPDEIENINILQRTEVMSNILHLPDPDTVIITYSAALTEKIITQQSLQASTLTLRVGQEIPRGTIIDFLQHYNFNKIEFVYEAGQYSIRGGIIDIHSFSENLPYRIEFAGNMIESIRFFDTESQYSEGSLKEANIVPHLHKSIVAPKKQSFLEFIPKNTRIWIKNTQLLLDTIDKSFQETLHIYTEKKEKDPQNALITHPEEFLEKRDVFETLLSRFFCIEFGDTFSLKNALVFQYESQQQDSFQKNFDIITENLQHWKQKGYKTFIASDSPNQLQRLEKIFAEKSPTLQTDPLCISLKSGFIDTLSKVLCYTDHQLFERYHAYTVKHKKYASKSAITLKEIKTLQIGDFVVHSDNGIGRFAGLETMQVGGNTQEVIRLIYKDSDVLYVSVQSLYKISKYSGKDGIAPQMNKLGTPEWEAKKSRIKKRIAEIAKDLIELYAKRKASPGFAFPPDSYLQEELETSFLYQDTPDQASATADVKKDMEKSYPMDRLICGDVGFGKTEIAIRAAFKAVCAGQQVAILVPTTILAMQHHKTFTERLEKFPVTIDYINRFRSKKDVKDIIEKTKEGKVDILIGTHRIINKDIEFKQLGLLVIDEEQKFGVTVKEKLKERKVNVHTLTLTATPIPRTLHFSLMGARDLSIINTPPPNRQPITTEFHPYNEKIIRDAIRYELGRHGQVFFVHNRIEQLPILANTIQRLAPDAAIAVAHGQMKEDSLEELIYQFIEGEKDILVSTNIIENGIDIPNANTIIINQAHMFGLSDLHQMRGRVGRSNKKAFCYLLSPPVDSLSAESKKRLRAIEEFTELGDGFKIAMRDLDIRGAGNILGGEQSGFISDIGFDTYHKLLDETIQELKNNQFAHLFQSEKKEMPTSTGECAIETDWENFIPETYISNATERFQTYALLSNIKNPTELQTFLAGLKDRFGNLPHQVTSLAKTLSIKWKGQQLGVEKIIIKNATLYCYFNNTAENIPPSALALFGKIIDFVKKNPQKAQLKNVKQYTILSINNIKDGNLALQSLEALERL; translated from the coding sequence GTGGAAATAGTAAATTTTATAGATATCTATCAAGAAAATAGTGTCGTTCAATCTTTAGCCGTAGAACTCAAAAAAAACACATCACACAGTATACAAATACGAGGGCTCAAAGGATCCTTAGATGCCATCATCCCTCTTGCGGTTCAGAAAATAGACAAAGCACCTATTGTATGTATATTGGCAAATAATGAGGAAGCTCTGTATTTTTTATCGGATATAGAACATATACTCTCTCATACAAAAAAAGTATTCTTCTTTCCTTCCTCTTATAGAACGGCTTATACTCCCGATGAAATAGAGAATATAAACATATTACAAAGAACAGAGGTTATGAGTAATATCCTGCATCTCCCTGATCCTGATACGGTCATAATTACCTATTCCGCAGCTCTCACAGAGAAGATTATAACCCAACAATCCCTTCAAGCCAGCACCCTAACACTTCGAGTGGGGCAGGAAATACCCCGTGGAACTATTATAGATTTTCTGCAACACTATAATTTCAATAAAATAGAGTTTGTGTATGAAGCAGGGCAGTATTCTATCAGAGGTGGAATTATAGATATCCATTCTTTTTCGGAAAATCTGCCTTATAGAATCGAATTTGCAGGTAATATGATAGAAAGTATTCGTTTTTTCGATACAGAAAGCCAGTATTCTGAAGGATCTTTGAAAGAAGCAAACATAGTTCCTCATCTTCACAAGAGTATTGTTGCTCCTAAAAAACAATCTTTTTTAGAATTTATCCCCAAAAATACAAGGATTTGGATAAAAAACACACAACTCCTTTTAGATACGATAGACAAGAGTTTTCAAGAAACCTTACATATCTATACAGAAAAAAAAGAAAAAGACCCACAGAACGCACTTATTACCCATCCCGAAGAATTTTTAGAAAAGAGAGATGTCTTTGAAACACTACTCTCTCGTTTTTTTTGTATAGAGTTTGGGGATACCTTCTCTCTTAAAAATGCTCTTGTGTTTCAATACGAATCACAACAACAAGATTCTTTTCAAAAAAATTTTGACATCATTACCGAAAACCTACAACATTGGAAACAAAAGGGTTATAAGACCTTTATTGCCAGCGACTCTCCAAATCAATTGCAAAGATTAGAAAAAATCTTTGCAGAAAAATCACCCACATTACAAACAGATCCTCTCTGCATCTCCCTCAAAAGTGGATTCATAGATACTCTCAGCAAAGTCCTTTGCTATACAGACCATCAACTTTTTGAAAGATACCATGCCTATACAGTAAAGCATAAAAAATATGCTTCCAAAAGTGCTATCACTCTCAAAGAAATAAAAACCCTGCAAATAGGAGATTTTGTAGTCCATTCTGACAATGGAATAGGAAGATTTGCAGGTTTAGAAACCATGCAAGTCGGTGGAAATACCCAAGAAGTTATTCGACTCATTTACAAAGATAGTGACGTGCTGTATGTGAGCGTCCAATCCCTTTATAAGATCTCTAAATACTCGGGAAAAGATGGAATTGCTCCCCAAATGAACAAATTGGGAACACCCGAATGGGAAGCAAAAAAAAGTAGAATTAAAAAAAGAATAGCAGAAATTGCAAAAGACTTGATAGAGCTCTATGCAAAACGAAAAGCATCGCCAGGGTTCGCATTCCCTCCCGATAGCTACTTACAAGAAGAGTTAGAAACCTCTTTTTTATACCAAGATACTCCCGACCAAGCATCTGCTACAGCAGATGTAAAAAAAGATATGGAAAAATCGTATCCCATGGACCGACTTATCTGCGGAGACGTAGGGTTTGGAAAAACAGAAATTGCTATAAGAGCCGCTTTCAAAGCAGTATGCGCCGGACAACAGGTGGCAATACTCGTTCCTACTACCATTTTGGCTATGCAACACCATAAAACCTTTACCGAAAGATTAGAAAAATTTCCCGTAACCATAGATTATATCAATAGATTCCGAAGCAAAAAAGATGTAAAAGACATTATTGAAAAAACAAAAGAAGGAAAAGTAGATATCCTCATCGGAACGCATCGTATTATCAATAAAGACATAGAGTTTAAGCAATTAGGACTGCTGGTAATAGACGAAGAACAAAAATTTGGAGTGACAGTAAAAGAAAAACTCAAAGAGAGAAAAGTAAATGTCCATACGCTTACCCTAACAGCCACGCCCATTCCCCGAACTCTGCATTTTTCCCTCATGGGAGCAAGGGATTTAAGCATTATAAACACTCCTCCTCCCAATAGACAGCCCATAACCACAGAATTTCACCCATATAATGAAAAAATAATCCGAGACGCTATCAGATACGAGTTAGGAAGGCACGGGCAGGTATTTTTTGTACATAATAGAATAGAGCAACTGCCTATTTTGGCAAACACCATTCAAAGATTAGCACCCGATGCTGCCATTGCCGTTGCTCACGGGCAGATGAAAGAAGACTCTTTAGAGGAACTCATATATCAATTTATTGAAGGGGAAAAAGATATTCTCGTCTCTACCAATATTATTGAAAATGGAATAGACATTCCTAATGCAAATACCATTATTATCAACCAAGCACACATGTTTGGGCTTTCTGACCTTCATCAAATGCGAGGACGAGTGGGCAGGTCCAATAAAAAAGCATTCTGTTATCTGCTTTCCCCTCCCGTAGATTCTCTTTCTGCCGAATCAAAAAAACGACTGAGAGCAATAGAAGAATTTACAGAACTCGGAGATGGATTTAAAATAGCAATGCGAGATCTGGACATCAGAGGGGCGGGCAATATATTGGGAGGAGAACAAAGCGGATTCATATCTGATATAGGTTTTGATACATATCATAAACTCTTAGACGAGACAATCCAAGAATTAAAAAACAATCAATTCGCCCATCTCTTTCAAAGTGAAAAAAAAGAAATGCCTACATCAACAGGAGAGTGTGCAATAGAAACCGATTGGGAAAATTTTATCCCCGAAACCTATATTTCTAATGCCACAGAAAGATTTCAAACCTATGCTCTCCTCAGTAATATCAAAAATCCCACAGAACTGCAAACTTTTCTCGCGGGGCTAAAAGATAGATTTGGAAATCTACCACATCAAGTAACATCCCTTGCCAAAACCCTCTCCATTAAATGGAAAGGGCAACAATTAGGAGTAGAAAAAATAATCATAAAGAACGCTACTCTCTATTGTTATTTCAATAATACAGCAGAAAACATACCACCGTCTGCACTGGCTCTGTTTGGAAAAATAATTGATTTTGTAAAAAAGAACCCACAGAAGGCACAACTAAAAAATGTAAAGCAATATACCATTCTATCCATCAATAATATAAAAGATGGGAACCTTGCTCTACAATCATTGGAAGCTTTAGAACGGCTTTGA